The Bombus huntii isolate Logan2020A chromosome 1, iyBomHunt1.1, whole genome shotgun sequence genome contains a region encoding:
- the LOC126871446 gene encoding F-actin-monooxygenase Mical isoform X7: MQQPFRRQHRTRQFATEKASLCGEIPVDKRVMEHQQGRKQTMNSTEVAKANEEFDLFCNATTLKSILGHFRHLCELLKIRPNTINQFYPKLRLKLRSWKAQALWKKFDQRANHKCYNRGKACPNTRVLIIGGGPCGLRSAIEAQLLGAKVVVVEKRDRMSRNNVLHLWPFVIQDLRGLGAKKFFGKFCAGSIDHISIRQLQCILLKVALILGVEFHESVSFDSLIPPPENQEEGKTGWRAKTTPADHPVCQYEFDVLIGADGKRNTLEGFKRKEFRGKLAIAITANFINKRTEAEARVEEISGVAFIFNQKFFKELYQETGIDLENIVYYKDDTHYFVMTAKKHSLIDKGVILQDYPDTAKLLAKENVDREALMLYAREAAEFSTEYQMIGMEFAVNHYGQPDVAMFDFTSMYAAENASRILERRGHRLLMILVGDSLLEPFWPTGSGCARGFLSSLDACWAIKSWGANVSPLEVIAERESIYRLLGQTTPENLNRDYAAYTLDPHTRYPNLNVSSVTPIQVRGLVDTDDPDSIKQPPVQSDIDIPKKRRRRDLRGDSQVHPDTLLRWLQKQVALYDSVQIKDMGASFKNGLAICAIIHRYRPNLIDFHNLNPDDTVTNNQLAFDILEKELSIPPIMTGEEMAQCDVPDKLAIFSYLTQIYEVFRGEIPYIKHPKLEPENEERPAHSKQLSQLTPDQKVQLIDRIVRQDSATRTRHSRSRHNENLNPADKKGDTISRRSRKRRSTEKMGATVDREPKIHAGHHRNSIDEEFSGRIKSIEDKLKGSTPAEKKPRDLLRAIGKIEKTDWNVKEIEKKIEENKMGRTVRHDKVERVPKWSREQMCICFIQFLARQIKMEKKGRDQKETDSKYADIDNTLKNIDRKIKEGNVLGYNKVSAMAEQFSNKSQDAEPRVYKSNAKPTIALPAQGGSETCHFCNKRVYLMERLSAEGKFFHRGCFRCEYCSTSLRIGNHTFDRDKSGGRFYCTQHFGFLGALKARADKKRVAVLNKENIPATPVHLKTPEKAKIPLEGVVGLDLLDRGQTPERIEFENLAGISDAEEPQSQMDEDEWTDRNFGASTAEMGSSDDISDMSDSDDDNEVYEEAIDQPLTTEGTLELAKNWTLRYSHPHAAMGQSDTGSNEYEDSSDEYTNEDDESTTATEDEDDIRARELRRQEFWLKNPTRSSDTDTGSETEVASNEGTSEESEENSATEISTDSEFEHDGATPTQHEIPEITINDSYVRKTRGNYVEPKKVQVKSKVISSINGNIKQDKDLEVAKSQLKTDHNINPSHLEKESKLNLLGFNNTNVAPLINPRKGDYLLNRTHSTEGIASKLSLELKKKYLLGGTAFGSSVMKSGSASNVDTQLRNFTDAISQHQKLLNPAPEPSPTMQAFLQGTSKLRSNNTQLSPISPTAIFSSSPIKPYNANRSPQNLLNNDTPIYKATILPEISKTHLPDLVKESSILKSKTSPNIVCGESKDIENKEVMKEQVASSQLHTVKSSQILENARNSQNTESNFTVTTDENNGFRPRSPLHETSIIVPQVDWSKNKEKTKETASTGDSDIDSDSLSSGDGEAEDEPQDKSPAVNLSPPRLQIHSTDGDLLLDEEANKCKDFDDGQSFEPDSIECSFLLDKELNTKMNTAVSAPISSMNKTSMELEIVKNEIEQLELQDDGKKSISNCSTPTSITSAISNKHDDSEENDITTAALTETEFSEWARDGEVIVSDDLRDVEFNINPEFITTRRKPTLSDASKAGHTPITIAKQEDLTDMDLDFSKLDKQIDVPINNTSKLLANGENIDFMDTDNESLLDDSLQDASNTVMLKNRGYIEFVNIKSSPTLTSSRDKLITDAPIAKLEVENDSCSEEEAYNDRNVIEINPVTMDDVMNKLNGAINKSENNTKSNVGTKSNSVQEDQSIAEAINKELFQSMEEDSLLIVEPAEDTTTSEVVTILASPVNPQVSIVPSQTQKEPEQGEETKVTADSSNPDYLEYVKRLQSRIAEFSNAKDSIDVRKSKRKNSKSSLQSRAAEMIAEEIKNQEITINNSFNSPATSRKLEEITRERSKQKNVIQDLLMDKVEAHKQKSAEKKARRAARASSFNSTPTLSPIRPSIPNVSLINKFVPTSIVTPENSPSHTTSVETKKSVKSETSYESQQLPWKSEIGKTTSKETNKNDIQSSENTTLTKIANEKENFRTPVAPPRLKHEEAKRTAEKARQDARERARLKSDEDLGLSPEDKIKELRMKVTRRQLSMEERKTKEEIHEPRMRLYSSGANKTGLKLQTSKSTDNMKAVAEAINFTDLSAANAKSMDELLHTDFPKSNNSVAVVKRDKKQKTKDPERRKSIIQAVSDFFFKKESSPSPSNQKDKLSMFRLTSKTKGKLYKSYSEGSDLDKVLSPKTNTRPKSVCEGMLTRNFLNENPPPIPSPPLTYTIPTTQVSDDSLSDDDTKTTAMSASCMHKATVTEGSCNSISRKTKTTKRIARQAQLKRLRMAQEIQRKLEETEVKQRELESRGVSVEKALRGEGECSDREEADLLREWFDLMKERTELRRYEKELLVRAQEVQLEDRHERLQQELRERLADDDDKKTSADVKKEGEILTEMLEIVAKRDSLIALLEEERQRYQDEDRDLEAQMLAKGLRLTPIKKCGPKYSV; this comes from the exons GTAATGGAGCATCAGCAGGGTCGAAAGCAAACAATGAACTCGACAGAGGTGGCGAAAGCCAACGAAGAGTTCGATTTGTTTTGTAATGCCACTACCTTAAAATCCATTCTTGGACATTTTCGGCATCTCTGCGAATTACTCAAGATCAGACCAAATACGATCAATCAATTTTATCCAAAATTGAGACTCAAGTTGAGATCGTGGAAGGCGCAAGCTCTATGGAAAAAATTTGATCAGAGAGCCAATCACAAATGTTACAATCGTGGCAAAGCATGCCCGAATACAAGA GTTTTGATCATCGGAGGAGGTCCGTGTGGACTTCGCTCGGCGATAGAAGCCCAGCTATTAGGTGCCAAGGTTGTCGTTGTGGAAAAAAGAGATCGAATGTCCAGAAACAACGTCCTTCACCTTTGGCCCTTTGTTATTCAAGATCTTCGTGGCCTAGGAGCGAAGAAATTCTTTGGGAAATTCTGCGCTGGATCTATAGATCACATCAGTATCCGCCAACTTCAGTGTATCTTGCTGAAAGTCGCTTTGATCCTCGGTGTCGAGTTCCACGAAAGTGTCAGCTTCGATTCTTTGATACCGCCACCGGAGAATCAGGAAGAGGGCA AGACAGGTTGGAGAGCAAAAACTACCCCCGCTGATCATCCAGTCTGTCAATACGAGTTCGACGTGCTAATCGGCGCCGATGGCAAAAGAAATACATTGGAGGGTTTCAAGCGCAAAGAATTTCGGGGTAAATTGGCTATAGCGATAACGGCCAATTTCATAAACAAACGAACTGAAGCAGAGGCACGGGTAGAAGAGATCAGCGGAGTGGCCTTCATCTTCAAtcagaaatttttcaaagaacTGTACCAAGAGACTGGTATAGATCTCGagaatattgtatattacAAAGATGATACTCACTACTTCGTTATGACTGCCAAAAAGCACAGCCTTATAGATAAGGGAGTGATTCTTCAG GACTATCCAGATACAGCGAAGTTGCTCGCGAAGGAAAACGTGGATCGCGAAGCATTGATGCTTTACGCCCGTGAAGCTGCTGAATTCTCTACGGAATACCAGATGATCGGTATGGAATTTGCAGTGAACCATTACGGTCAGCCAGACGTGGCTATGTTCGATTTCACGTCTATGTATGCGGCGGAGAATGCTAGCCGGATTTTGGAACGTAGGGGTCACAGACTACTTATGATCCTCGTCGGCGATAGTCTGCTCGAG CCATTCTGGCCAACGGGATCCGGTTGTGCGAGAGGATTTTTAAGCTCCTTGGATGCTTGCTGGGCAATCAAAAGCTGGGGTGCAAATGTATCGCCGTTAGAAGTAATTGCAGAACGTGAATCTATTTACAGGCTACTCGGGCAGACCACGCCTGAAAATTTGAACAGGGATTACGCTGCATATACTCTGGACCCTCATACCAG ATACCCCAATTTGAACGTATCCTCTGTAACGCCAATACAAGTGCGAGGTTTAGTCGACACAGATGACCCTGACAGCATCAAGCAACCTCCTGTACAGTCTGACATCGATATTCCTAAGAAACGACGTCGCCGAG ATTTACGTGGAGATTCACAAGTGCATCCAGACACGCTGCTTCGCTGGTTGCAAAAACAAGTTGCCCTGTACGACTCGGTCCAAATAAAAGATATGGGTGCCTCGTTTAAGAATGGTCTGGCTATTTGTGCAATAATTCATAGATATCGACCGAATCTAATAGACTTCCATAATTTGAATCCGGATGATACGGTTACGAACAATCAGCTGGCCTTTGATATCTTAGAAAAAGAACTGAGCATACCTCCA ATAATGACAGGAGAGGAAATGGCTCAATGCGACGTCCCCGATAAACTCGCCATATTTTCTTATCTCACACAGATATACGAAGTTTTCCGCGGTGAAATCCCGTACATTAAACATCCAAAATTA GAACCTGAAAACGAAGAAAGGCCTGCACATAGTAAACAATTGAGCCAATTAACACCTGACCAAAAAGTTCAGTTAATTGACCGTATCGTCAGACAAGATAGTGCGACAAGAACGAGACACTCACGATCGCGACATAACGAAAATTTAAACCCCGCGGATAAGAAGGGAGACACGATTAGTCGACGTTCTCGAAAGAGACGAAGCACGGAGAAGATGGGCGCGACAGTG GATAGAGAACCCAAGATCCACGCTGGTCATCATAGAAACAGCATAGACGAGGAGTTCTCTGGCCGAATAAAGAGCATCGAGGACAAATTGAAGGGATCTACTCCAGCTGAAAAGAAGCCCAGAGATCTTCTACGTGCCATTG GTAAAATCGAGAAGACCGATTGGAACGTGAAGGAAATCGAGAAGAAAATCGAGGAGAATAAAATGGGCCGCACTGTCCGACACGACAAAGTAGAACGAGTGCCGAAGTGGAGTCGAGAACAG ATGTGTATATGCTTCATTCAGTTTTTAGCTCGACAAATCAAGATGGAGAAGAAGGGACGGGATCAAAAGGAGACAGATAGTAAGTACGCTGATATTGACAATACCCTGAAGAATATTGACAGGAAGATCAAAGAGGGTAATGTCCTCGGGTACAATAAAGTTTCGGCTATGGCCGAACAGTTTTCGAATAAAAGTCAAGACGCGGAGCCCAGGGTGTACAAATCG AATGCCAAGCCCACAATAGCGTTACCCGCGCAAGGAGGTTCGGAGACGTGTCATTTTTGCAATAAGAGAGTTTATTTAATGGAGAGACTTAGTGCCGAAGGGAAGTTTTTCCATCGAGGCTGTTTCCGTTGCGAATATTGTTCTACCTCTTTGAGAATAg GAAACCATACGTTTGATCGGGACAAGAGTGGAGGACGATTCTACTGTACACAACATTTCGGTTTCTTAGGAGCATTAAAAGCTCGCGCAGATAAGAAGAGAGTTGCAGTGTTGAACAAGGAAAACATACCTGCCACACCAGTACATCTAAAGACACCGGAGAAG GCAAAGATACCTTTAGAAGGCGTTGTTGGTCTTGATTTACTTGATCGCGGACAAACACCTGAGAGaatagaatttgaaaatttagcAGGAATATCAGACGCCGAAGAACCCCAAAGTCAGATGGATGAAGACGAATGGACGGATAGAAATTTCGGTGCTTCCACTGCAGAAATGGGTTCTAGCGATGACATTTCAGACATGAG CGATTCGGATGACGATAACGAAGTATACGAAGAAGCAATAGATCAGCCCTTAACAACCGAAGGAACTCTTGAACTTGCCAAAAATTGGACACTACGATACTCTCATCCACATGCTGCAATGGGACAGTCTGATACTGGGAGCAATGAATATGAAGATTCTAGCGATGAATACACGAACGAAG aCGATGAAAGTACAACAGCTACGGAGGATGAAGACGACATACGCGCTCGAGAGCTTAGAAGACAGGAGTTTTGGCTGAAGAATCCTACCCGTAGTTCCGATACGGACACCGGTTCGGAAACGGAG GTTGCCTCCAATGAAGGTACATCAGAAGAGAGCGAAGAAAATTCAGCTACAGAAATATCGACGGACTCTGAATTTGAACACGATGGTGCAACTCCCACACAGCATGAGATTCCAGAAATTACGATCAACGATTCGTATGTCCGCAAAACCAGAGGAAATTATGTCGAGCCTAAGAAAGTTCAAGTAAAAAGCAAAGTTATTTCATCAATTAATGGGAATATCAAGCAAGATAAAGATTTAGAAGTCGCGAAGTCGCAATTAAAAACGGATCATAATATAAATCCTTCTCATCTTGAGAAAGAGAGTAAGCTGAATTTATTAGGATTCAATAATACGAATGTAGCTCCATTAATAAATCCACGCAAAGGAGATTATTTATTGAACCGCACTCATTCTACCGAAGGTATTGCGTCTAAATTATCTTTGGAGTTAAAAAAGAAGTATTTACTCGGTGGTACAGCCTTTGGTAGTTCTGTCATGAAGTCAGGATCAGCTTCGAATGTGGATACTCAGTTAAGAAATTTCACAGACGCTATTTCTCAACACCAAAAACTCTTAAATCCCGCTCCAGAACCAAGTCCAACGATGCAAGCATTCTTACAGGGAACGAGCAAATTACGCTCGAATAATACTCAACTTTCTCCTATATCACCTACAGCTATATTCTCTTCATCTCCGATAAAACCATACAATGCCAATCGTTCCCCACAGAACTTATTAAACAACGATACTCCTATTTATAAAGCAACAATTTTGCCTGAGATATCGAAAACCCACTTACCAGATTTGGTAAAAGAATCTagtatattaaaatcaaaaaCTTCACCTAATATTGTCTGTGGTGAATCCAAGGACATAGAGAACAAAGAAGTTATGAAAGAACAAGTGGCATCTAGTCAATTGCATACAGTTAAGAGCTCacaaatattagaaaatgcGCGAAACTCTCAAAATACAGAGAGCAATTTTACTGTGACCACAGATGAAAATAATGGTTTCCGACCACGAAGTCCCTTGCATGAGACCTCTATCATAGTACCCCAAGTCGATTGGAgtaaaaacaaggaaaaaacgaaagagACTGCTAGTACTGGAGATTCAGATATAGACAGCGATTCCTTATCTTCCGGCGATGGTGAAGCGGAAGATGAACCGCAGGATAAATCACCTGCTGTAAATTTGTCTCCGCCTCGTTTACAAATTCACAGTACAGATGGAGATCTGTTGCTGGACGAGGAAGCTAACAAATGTAAAGACTTTGATGATGGTCAGTCATTCGAACCAGATTCCATAGAGTGTTCATTTTTACTCGACAAAGAGTTGAATACTAAGATGAATACTGCAGTTTCTGCTCCAATATCTTCCATGAATAAAACTTCAATGGAGCTAGAGATAGTAAAGAATGAGATTGAGCAGTTAGAACTGCAGGATGATGGCAAAAAGAGCATTAGCAATTGCAGTACTCCTACATCGATAACTTCTGCAATTTCCAATAAACATGATGATTCTGAAGAGAATGACATCACCACAGCTGCCCTTACGGAAACAGAATTTTCAGAATGGGCTCGTGATGGTGAGGTCATTGTCTCAGATGATCTACGAGATGTCGAGTTCAATATTAATCCAGAATTTATAACCACAAGGCGGAAACCTACATTATCAGATGCTTCGAAAGCAGGTCATACTCCAATTACGATAGCTAAACAAGAAGATTTAACAGATATGGACTTGGATTTTTCGAAGCTTGACAAACAGATAGATGTTCCTATTAATAATACCTCGAAACTTTTAGCTAACGGTGAAAATATAGATTTTATGGACACAGATAACGAATCACTCCTTGATGATAGTTTGCAAGATGCTTCTAATACTGTTATGCTCAAGAATAGAGGATATATAGAATTCGTAAACATTAAGAGCTCACCAACGCTTACAAGTTCGCGAGATAAATTAATTACCGACGCTCCTATCGCAAAATTAGAAGTAGAGAATGACTCGTGCTCAGAGGAAGAAGCTTATAACGACAGAAACGTGATAGAAATAAATCCAGTTACCATGGATGATGTTATGAATAAGCTAAACGGTGCTATAAATAAATCCGAGAATAATACTAAATCAAACGTAGGAACAAAATCAAATTCTGTTCAAGAAGATCAATCTATCGCGGAAgcaataaataaagaattgtTCCAATCAATGGAGGAAGATAGTTTGCTTATCGTTGAACCAGCTGAAGATACCACTACTAGTGAAGTAGTCACTATTCTTGCTAGTCCCGTGAATCCACAAGTTTCAATAGTTCCGAGTCAAACTCAAAAGGAACCTGAACAaggagaagaaacgaaagtaACAGCTGATTCAAGCAATCCGGACTATCTGGAATATGTGAAACGTCTACAATCTAGAATCGCAGAATTTAGCAACGCCAAAGACTCTATAGATGTCAGAAAATCGAAGAGAAAGAACTCCAAAAGCTCTCTGCAATCTCGTGCCGCTGAGATGATAgcagaagaaataaaaaatcaagaaATAACGATAAATAACAGCTTTAATTCACCAGCTACCTCTAGGAAATTGGAAGAAATTACCAGAGAAAGATCCAAGCAAAAGAATGTAATACAAGATTTACTAATGGATAAAGTGGAAGCTCATAAGCAAAAGTCTGCAGAAAAAAAAGCAAGAAGAGCTGCTAGAGCTTCGTCGTTTAATTCAACTCCAACTTTATCGCCAATAAGACCATCCATTCCTAATGTTTCACTGATTAATAAATTCGTGCCTACATCTATAGTAACACCTGAAAATAGTCCCTCGCATACTACTTCTGTTGAAACCAAAAAGTCTGTAAAAAGTGAAACATCTTATGAGTCACAGCAATTGCCTTGGAAATCAGAGATAGGAAAAACTACAAGTAAAGAAACTAATAAGAATGATATTCAGTCCTCTGAAAATACCACATTAACTAAAATAGCTAATGAGAAAGAAAACTTTAGAACTCCGGTCGCACCTCCAAGATTGAAACACGAAGAAGCAAAGAGGACAGCAGAGAAGGCAAGGCAAGATGCAAGGGAAAGAGCTAGATTAAAGAGTGACGAAGATCTAGGTCTCAGTCCagaagataaaattaaagagCTGAGAATGAAAGTCACACGAAGACAACTTTCCATGGAAGAGAGAAAAACTAAAGAAGAAATACATGAACCTCGCATGAGACTCTACAGTTCTGGAGCAAACAAGACTGGATTAAAATTGCAAACGAGCAAGAGTACAGATAATATGAAGGCTGTAGCAGAGGCAATAAATTTTACTGACTTATCTGCTGCCAATGCAAAATCAATGGATGAACTGTTACATACTGATTTTCCAAAGTCAAATAATTCTGTTGCCGTCGTAAAAAGAGATAAGAAGCAAAAGACGAAAGATccagaaagaagaaagagtaTCATCCAAGCAGTGTCAGATTTCTTCTTCAAGAAAGAATCTTCTCCTTCGCCGTCCAATCAAAAAGACAAATTATCTATGTTCCGTCTGACGTCAAAAACAAAAGGCAAA TTATATAAATCGTATTCGGAAGGGTCAGAT CTTGATAAAGTCTTGTCGCCAAAGACTAACACTAGACCAAAAAGTGTGTGCGAGGGTATGCTCACAAGAAATTTCCTAAATGAAAACCCGCCGCCAATTCCATCACCACCCCTTACTTACACCATTCCTACTACACAAGTTTCAG ATGATAGTTTATCAGATGATGATACAAAAACAACAGCAATGTCAGCATCATGCATGCACAAGGCTACAGTAACAGAAGGTTCTTGCAATAGTATTTCACGCAAAACAAAAACTACAAAACGAATAGCTAGACAAGCACAATTAAAGAG GTTGCGTATGGCTCAAGAGATACAGAGAAAGCTAGAAGAAACAGAAGTTAAACAAAGAGAATTGGAAAGCAGAGGTGTTAGCGTTGAAAAAGCTCTTCGTGGTGAAGGCG aatgCTCTGATCGAGAAGAAGCGGATTTACTCAGAGAGTGGTTCGATCTTATGAAAGAACGCACGGAATTACGCAGATACGAAAAGGAGCTTTTGGTACGAGCTCAAGAGGTTCAACTTGAAGATCGTCATGAAAGATTGCAACAGGAATTGCGTGAACGCTTAGCTGATGATG ATGATAAAAAGACCAGCGCTGatgtgaaaaaagaaggagagatTTTAACAGAAATGTTGGAAATAGTTGCAAAGCGGGACTCGCTCATTGCTCTTTTAGAAGAGGAGCGTCAAAG